The sequence below is a genomic window from Thalassomonas haliotis.
TGATCATCTGGTCGATATTGTCGATTTTAGTCGGTTTCACTTTTCAAAACCGTATCACAACCCTGCGCTGGTTTATTTTTTACCTGGCGCTGATTGTTGCCGGCGGCGTGATAGACTCCAATATTTTCCTGGCGGGCAGTGTCGACACCTACGGGTTGAGCATCTTATTTTTCACCCTGAATTTATGCGTGACCTCCACCATTATTTTCATCATGTTTTTCTATTTTGCCGCCAATGCCGAAAACTTAAAGACCCAGCTGGAAACTTTGGCCCATACCGATCCCCTCACCAATATCTCGAATCGCCGCCATATCTTTGAAATTATGGAAAGTGAGTTTAACCGGGTAAAACGCAACGGCGGCACGTTTGCCGTGATGATGTTAGACATAGATCATTTTAAAAAAATCAATGACAACTTTGGCCACGCCACCGGCGATCAAGTCATCAAAAGCTTTTCCCTGTGCCTGACCCGCAATATCCGCAAAATAGACAGTGTCGGCCGTTACGGCGGTGAAGAGTTTATTATATTTTTACCCGACAGCAGCCTGGAGCAGGCACATACGTCGGCGCAGCGCATCAACAGCCATTGCCGGGAACTGCAAATAGCCACCTCGGATAATGCTTGTACCTTTACCGTCAGTATCGGCATAAGCGTATTTGCCAGCAGAGATAACTGTATCGATGAAATTATTGCCCGGGCAGATAGCGCCCTATATCAAGCCAAAGAGCATGGCCGGGACCAGGTGAGAACCAGTCCGGCGGTTTGAATGGACTCACGGAAATAAAAAGCCGGCTTACCGACAAACCGGCTTAAGCTTTTTTATGTTATAACACATAAGCTTGAACAGGTTATCAGTAGTTTCTCCAGAAAGTACTCAGCCCTTTATCAACAACTTCGGTATGGCTGACCTCAGTAACCGGGTGCTCACAACAACACTTAACGGTGATCGTCTTGATATACTGGGCATGTCGCCATTCAAGCACCCAAACCTCCTTATTAATTATGCGCTGACGGCTGGTCCATGGCTCAATCACCCGGGTGATGATTTTCTTCACCCGATAAAGTTTAAGGCCGCGAAACTCCTTGATCACCACGGCGCATCCGCCGCACTCCACCGCATTGCTAAAGGAATGCTCATGATGGTGGCCAACCGGAGGAAAATGGACAAAAGGAGCGCGAATAGCCCCTTCGGTGGCGGCATTGCCGTCATTCGGCTCCAGGATATCCCTTGCCAGCTCGCCCGCGGTTTCGGCAAAGACATCGAGGAAGTTTTTAACCCTGAGGGCCTCCACCTTAGCTTCGTCGTTAAGCGGATTTTTACCGACATCGCGCTGGATATACTCCCCCAGCTGCCGGCCCCAGCCGATCAACCTCTCCATGGCGGCATCAAACAACTGCCGGGTTTCTTCGGTTACCGCGGGGTCTTCGTGTGGTGTCGGCAAGATCATTATCTGGCTGAGAAAAAACTTGTCCATAAGTGATGAAACCGCCTCCAACTGCACAGCAGCAGTAGAGTACTTGTCCAGCGCAAGTTTCAGGTCGAATTCTCCGGCATCCATGCCGATATTGGCAGCAGGGTTGGTAAATTGTGCGGGGTTAGGTTTAGCCCCCTTAGGGGCCGGTTTTTTCGGTTGATTTGGCATTGTCGTTCTCCTGATGGTACCAAGCATATTGGTGCATCCATACGATTTTTTTTATCGTCTCCTATATCAATACTCATTAATGATGGTGCAGCCAGCCCTGCCTTTATCTCACCAAATGTTCATGCCCCCATTGTTTTATACCGGAAACATTAAAGCGCGCCGCCACGGTTTCAGGCCATTCACATCAGGCATTGTCAGGCGGTTAGTGACAAAACAGCGGGCAGGCGGGGAATGAGGGCAGATCTTTATTATTTGCAGCCGGGACTAGCCGGAAAGCGCTGACCGGGCCAACGAAAATACAGTCAGCTTGCCCAGTGATGGCAGACGAGCACTCGCCTAAACGGCGAGCAAGCTGTTTCAAGTCGGGTGCGCTTGCTATATTATGGCTGAGTTCGGTTTATAACTTAATGATTGCCAGCATATCTTCACCATCTTGATCCATGCCGACTTCGCAAAAGCCAAAGCTGGCATAAAAGCTTTTCGCTACTGGATTTTCGGGGTCGTAACAAATTTCTATTTCGCTAATGCCGTCAGTGTTTTTGATTTCATCAATCGCCAGCTCAAGCGCCTTACGACCGATACCTTTTTGCTGAAACCTTTGGTCTACCATAAAGCGCCAAATTGATATTTTCTCTGTCGTTTCAAGCACCCACATAAAAAACCAACCACTTCTTCGCCCAAATATATTGCCCGGTTTTCATGCCCCTCATTGAACATAGACTCAACGAGCGACCACATATTACAAGCGACATATGCTTCCTGCTCTGCTAACACATCAAGCTCACATACCGCCTGATAATTTTCTTTGCTTACCTGACGCAGGGATACTGCCATAATTACACCTTAAAACCTAAGCCCGGTTAACAGGCTAAATAGCACTGGCTAGAATAAGCAACCAAGAAACAAAAACCAACCTTTATTTTACCTTTAATTAACAAACAATCCGCTTTAGTCATTCAACACCGCCCTTTGAGCAACGGCATAATATAACGGCTCTTTAAACTTGGTATATTCACAAAAGCATGTATAGGCTAATTTAATAACATGGGCATCCGTTGACTCTATGGCACGGGCTAAAACCGGGGTGAAATCACTATGCCCCTCAGGCGGTGTTATTGCAGCATCCTCATAAGCAAGCCCGGTACTTAAATAAGCGACGACAATAGCCTGCCAAAGCGCTTTTAAGGCCGGCTCTATATTTTCAAGATAAGGCATAATAATCGAAAAGGCATGACAGCCGGTTACCGCATGCAACAGGGTAAAATCGTCATTTGCATAAAAGGCTTTTAACGCCAGGCTTCGAATGGCTGATAACTCAATTGAGCGCGGCTGGATAACACACCCCCGGCATTGGAGTAATTCCCCAATCTCATTCATCCGGTCAACGATAATCCCGGGAGAAAATTTATAATTTTCCGCCAATGGAGCTAACCTTGTCAGAATGTTTTCTAAACTTTCCTCCGTTAACCCGCCGCTCAGGGAAAAGGGCTGGTATTCGGCACTCCAAAAAGCCAGGGCCATAGCAATTTCATCCTGATTATTGGCCTCAATGGCATATGCCAGACGGATCAATGCGTGGAAAGCCGAAGCAGCTATGCCGGGCATTAATACAGGCAGTGATTTTTTTAATACCGCGTGAGTACCATAGCTTGCCAGCTCAGTTTTGAAGTATTTTAAATAGCCCGCGAATTTCTGGCTATCGCCCAAATCTTGTTCGATATCAGCAACCGCAGTAACACCAGTCAGGCTGGCTACAAGCTCAAGCCCGTCAAGACTTTGCTTAAAAGTGCTCTCTAGCTTTTGCTTTGGTGCGTTTAAAAAATCTAACGCTATCAACACCATAGGTAAATGTGTCGCAAGCCCGCCGCCATATAGCGGGTGATATTTTCCTGCTTGTTCAAGCAAGCGCTTTAATACTTTAGAATCTTCCATAATACTCCACGAATGCTGCTAAGCAGCCAGACAGCAAGAATGGAATAATAACCAAGTTTCCCTATGACAGCAAAAGATAAAAGGGCAGTATTAAACAGCCAACCGCCCCCTGGTTTTAACCGGCCTTCGCCTCTTGATATTCATGCTGCCCTATGGGATAGGTCATCATCCATATCAGTAAAAACGTCATGCCCAGCAGAACAAACTTAATATGCTCATATTGATGGTATAGCCAGTTCCAGCCGCTAAAAAACTGCGCTGTCGCCGGGCTGAAACCAAATTCGTCCAGATGGCGGATAAAGTTTTCACCAAGCGCCAGCAAATCAACCGCCATAAACACCACAAATAAACTGCTCAGGGCAAACTCGGCATTATAAATAAACACATGATCATACGGCCGCGCCCTTGCCGCCAAAAACCTGCGGGTAACAGGCGCCCGGAACACCACCAAAAAGAACAGCAGCAAATCCACCAGTAGATGCACCAAAAAAATAATGGCGTTCACCCACACGGCGCTCAGGCTGTTGCTGCCGGTTTCGATAAAGTATTCAAATACCAGCATCTCCCCCAGGTAAACCGCCAGCAGTGCCGCACATAAATGCACCACGTTAATATTCTGCCGGTTCATCAGCATAACCAGCAGCAAGGAAACATCCATCATGATATAGACATGCTGGTGATTTTTACTGAAGATGGCATAACAAACGCCGATGATAATAAGTGCAAGTTTAAACATTTATTCCTGTTCCTTTAATTTCCCTGTGATCCCTGACAAACCTGCCCCGCTGTGGTCCGCAGGGCGTCCGTATTTTAGCCGAAAGCCGTTAAGGGGTCAGCGGCTGCTTGTTTTGACTAAAATGCTTGTCTGCCAAAGCCCCGGCCTGTTGCAACGGCGTAGTCAAAGCTTTGGGGTCGTCCCCTTTTTGCCCTGAGCTAGCGCCGGCAACCAGCATAAGTTCACTTGTTGTTAATGTTTTCATCTGCATGATTAGATTCCTCATTTTTTGTGTTGTCGGTTAAGTTTTTTGCCTGTTTCAGGTGGTTCTTCTTTTTCGACGCGCGCCGGGTATTTGGCTTATTGATCTCTTCGTCTTGATAGGCACTAAACAGCTCTTTGAGTGCCGCAAGCTGATTTAGCAACGGCTGGATGTCCAAGTGGCAATACACCAAAATCTCCAAAGCCTGGTTAACTTTAGGCTGACCTATGCCTTGCTCCCATTTCTCCAGCGTTACCCGGCTAACCCCGACCTTTTTCGCCATCTCCTTGGTCGAGTTGTTAACGGATAAGCGCGCCCGCCTTAAATCGTCTCCGGTGATAAATCTTACAAACATCTCAATCCCTAATTTTTTACTTCATTCCGTGTTTATTGGCTGCCATCAATGCGCCGCATTAACGTAGCCAACTGCTTTAATTGCCATAAAGAGAAAAAAGCCAGCAGCTTCTCGCATACGGCAGTAATCGAATAAGCCCTTAGTTACGGAAACAGGCTGCACCAGCCCGCCCCAAGCTGTATTACTTTTTATCAGCCCACCCGAGAATGAATACAATGATTTCAAAGAAATCGTTGCGAGTCAAGCAAAATGAAATCATTGTATACATAGGCAGGCGGAAAAATTGCTGTTCCGCCCTAAAGACCATTTATCTAAACAGTGAATTATCATGAAAAAAGATGCCGTAGTAACCGTCAGGGTAGAAACTGAAATACATGACATCCTCAATGGCTTAGCTAAGAAAGATGACAGGACGATTGCCTGGATTGCCCGAACGCTTATTTCTGAAGCGCTCGTAGCCCGTCAGCTGCTGCCAGCTCAGGAGCAAGAGCCAAGCAGCTAAGGCAGGTAAAAACTTTATTGCCGCCGGGCACAGCCCCCCTGCGCCCGGCGCAGCTACAGACAATACAAAGGCACAAACCCGGCTGAAGCCAAAACAGCCGTAAATTCCCCCCTCTGAAAATAAAGTTAATTTTTTTGCCTGTGCAAAGAAATCTTACAACCAACCGGATATACTGACTCACAACAGATAAAGTATTAAGCGAACCAAGGTTTGCCGTGCCGTATTTAGCATTATTGTTTAAGCCTGCACCGCATTATTCGCCCCGTCAGGCCAGGCTCGGATGGCACTAAAAAAGGCGCTAAGAAAGCCAACAAAAAGGCCACTGAAAAGACAGCCCAGACCTTTACCTGCTTAACAACAAGTTTCTTTATAAAAACGCCAATTGCTGTGGATTTATCTAGTGCTCTGCACTATAACCTAGTAAGTATTTACTACCGGCTAAAAACCAGCCAGCGAGGTGTTTTAAATAACGATGATTTACAGAGAAAGCGTACATGAAGAGCTAAGCGCTGCCCCTGAGTGCAACAACACCCAGAGGAAGCTAACCAAAACCGATACACAGGAGTATCAATCATGGCTAAAAGTAATGATAAGTCAGACTTTTGCTCAGTTAAAGTTTTATTAACAAATCTTTTAACAGCAGGGGTTCAGCACTCCCCTCACCCGCCCCCGCTTATTCAACCCGATGATTTATCCCCGTTAAGTTTGCTACAGGAGCCGGCCCATGAAAACCACTGAAGACAACCCCGCCCCCGGCCCCGCAAAGGAAGCTAAAAAGCCGCCAAAAAGCACGGTAGAGAGCCAGGCAAAAGGTGACACCAGAACCGCGGAGCAAAAGGCCATTTCCGCCGAAATATTAACACTGACCAGTGAGTTTAACCGCTTCAGCTCAGACTGCGCCTTTCTCTGTGAAGCTTTCGCCGCCACTGCCAGCGACCAGTCAAACATGGACGACTATATCGTTTATGGTTTTAACCGTTATAGCCTTTGGATAAAAGAGCAGGTGCTGGACTTCGATGAAAGGATACAAAAACTGCAAGAGCATATCCGGGAGCAGCACTGGCAGGCCCCCGAATAACTTGCCCGGGTAACAAACCTTCACTTAACCTTATGATTTAAGGTTAAACAGCAAAGCCCGCTTCTGGCGGGCTTTAACAAGAATGTCAAAACCATATCGATACAGCCCCTTAACATGCCGCAAGTATGCTTTAATTTTCACAGTAACATGGCTTATCAGCGCCATTCTTTTGATTTTCTTTCATCTTTAAGACAAAAACTCAGGACAAAAATACACGGCCACTTGAAAAACATATTATGCCGCACTCTATTTGGCTTATGTTATGTGCGGCTCACAGCGAAAAGCTAAGCGGCCCATTAACCGCGAGCCGCTGGCTGCCCGCATTTTACCCCCTAGACACGTCTCTTATAACGAGCAGACGTATCTCTGTCATGTCCTCCATCGCATAACGTATGCCTTCTCTGCCTATACCTGAGTCTTTTACTCCGCCATAAGGCATATTATCTACCCGAAAGCTTGGTACATCTCCTATTACCACGCCACCAACATCCAACCTGTCCCAGGCGCTTTGTGCTTTATACAGATCACGGGTGAATATCCCGGCCTGCAACCCAAATTTACTATCGTTTACTTCTTCGATGGCGCTATCAAAATCATCAAATGGGGCTAAGGTCACGACCGGGCCAAAAGCTTCTTCGGTATTAATCAAGGCATCATTCGGTACTCTTTCCAATACCGTCGCTTCAAGAAAAGCACCTGTTTGCTCTCCGCCGGTAAGTAATGTACTTCCTTTGCTGACAGCTTCATCAATCCATGACTTCAACCGGGTTGCTTCCGATTCGGCGATCATTGGTCCGATAAAAGTGTCCTCATCCTTCGGGTCGCCCATCTGCAGCGCAGCGACTTTCTTTACAAATTCAAGCTTGAACCGCTCATAAATATTCTCGTGTACTAAGATACGCTGTACCCCAATACAACTTTGGCCTGACTGGTAAAATGCGCCGAAAATAATACGCGCGACGGCGTCATCCAAATCCTCGGTGTCTTCATCAACAATACAGGCCGCATTCCCGCCAAGTTCTAATACAACGGGCTTTTTCCCGGCTTTTGCTTTAAGTGCCCAGCCAACATCAGGCGAGCCGGTAAAACTCAATAACTTAAACCTTTCATCTGTTGTAAAGAGATCTGCACCATCCCGGCTACAGGGAAGAATTGAAAACGCCCCTTTTGGCAAATTAGTTTCAGCAAGAATTTCACCAATCATTAACGCGCCTATTGGCGTTCTGCTCGCTGGTTTTAAGACAAACGGGCAACCTGTTGCGATTGCAGGGGCTATTTTATGAGCCGCAAGATTCAAGGGAAAATTAAATGGTGAGATGAAAGAACACGGCCCGATCGGGACACGTTTATACATGGCTGAATACCCCTTCGCCCGCGGCGTAATTTCAAGGTTTAGCATTTCACCATTTTGTCTGACAGATTCTTCTGCAGCAATTTTGAAGGTATCAATCAAACGCTGCACTTCGCCGCGGGCATCTTTTATGGGTTTGCCGGCTTCAATACACAATGCCAGCGCCATTTCTTCAGACCGCTCTTCGAACCTTTTTACACAGTGCATAAGAATATTTTGCCGTTCATAAGGCGCCATCCTGGTCAAAGCCGCCTGGCTAGCTACGGCAGCGCCTATTGCTTTATCTATTGCTTCAACATCGGCCATGGCAACATGTGTGACCACCTCGCCGCTATATTTATCTGTGACCGCCAGCTGTTCATTTGCAAATACGGCTTGGTTCGCAAGGTAATAAGGATAGTTTTTATCTAACATGTTAAATTCCTCTTACTTATACTTTGCTGCTTAATTCACGAAGTTCTTGATTCAGAATTTGATCGTTTTCACTGTAATCAATAGGAACATCAATTAAGTGTACCGCATGCTCTGCCATACAAGACTTTATCAAGGGCAGCAAATCGCCTGCGGCAGTGACACTATGGCCCTTTCCGCCATATGCCTCTACATACTTAACAAAGTCCGGGTTGCCATAATCAAGACCAAAATCTTGGAAATGCATATTTGCCTGTTTCCACTTAATCATGCCATAAGCGTCATCTCTTAAAATCAGGATTATTAAGTGTTGCTTAAGCCGAACAGCCGTTTCAATTTCCTGGCTATTCATCATAAAGCCGCCATCGCCACAGACGGCAATAACGGGTCTGTCAGGGTATACTAACTTAGCAGCCATTGCCGAGGGCAAGCCGGCTCCCATAGTAGCTAGCGCATTATCCAGCAAAACGGTATTAGGCTCTCTGGCTTTGTAGTTACGTGCAAACCAAATTTTGTAAACGCCATTATCTAGCGCAATAATGCCGTTTTCAGGCATAGCACGGCGTACGTCTGCGACAAGGCGTTGAGGATATATTGGGAATCGCTCATCATCGCAGCCGTGTGGCAGTTCTTTTTCTTCTGCTTCCTTAACTTTGTCAAAATAGCTAAAGTTCCAGTGGCTCTGAGGCTTTATTTGTTCAAGAATAGCCCAGACTCCATTGGCAATATCGCCTACCACTTCCACTTGCGGGAAATAAACCTGGTCGACTTCGGCGGTATTGTAGTTAATGTGGATAACGGTCTTTTCATTGGAACGCATAAAAAAAGGAGGCTTTTCTACTACGTCATGCCCGACATTGATGATCAAATCAGCATGTTCAATTACCCGGTGGACAAAATCGCCGTCAGAAAGCGTGGTATTGCCCAAGAAAAGCGGACTTGTTTCATCAACAACGCCTTTACCCATTTGAGTGGTAACAAAAGGAATTTGAGTTTGTTCAACAAAACGCCTAAGCATTTTACTGGTCATTTTTCTGTTGGCCGCAGCGCCGATAAGGAGCAGGGGTGACTTGGCCAACTCAATCATATTCACGGCTTTATTGATAGCTTTTTGCTCTGCAATGGGCCTGCGAATAATACTTTCGGGGATCAAATTAGGTTGCACTTCTTCTAGGGCAATGTCTTCGGGAAATTCTAAATGTGTTGCGCCGGGACGTTCTGATTTGGCGATTCTAAAAGCCTCTCTCACTTGAGAGGCAACGCGTTCGCCACTTACTATTTGCGCGGTATATTTAGTTAGCGGCCTCATCATGTCAACGACATCCAAAACCTGAAAGCGCCCTTGCTTACTTGCCTTAATTGGCTTTTGACCCGTAATCATAAGCATAGGCATTGCACCTAACTGGGCATACGCTGCCGCTGTCACTAAATTAGTAGCCCCCGGCCCTAAGGTAGACATGCAAACCCCGACTTTACCCGTTAGTCGGCCATATGTTGCGGCCATAAACCCTGCCGCTTGTTCATGCCGGGTTAAGATGAGCTTTATTGAAGACTTTCGAATGGACTCAAGCAAATCAAGGTTTTCTTCACCCGGAATACCAAAAATGTATTCAACCCCCTCCTGTTCCAAAGCCTTAATAAACAAGTCTGAAGCTTTCATTGTTTTCTCCAATTAGTTGCTAATTACAAGGTTGCTATGATCTCACCCCAGTCTACGGAGAGCCGCTAACCTTCCTGCAGAATTGCTATAAAGTACAGCATACTCTTGTTATAAATCCAGAGTGCCAACGTCATGGCAGCCATTAACCATTGGAAATTTCATTTCGAGGTGAGCACCTTGATTTGACTTGCAGGGACACTTAATCTGCTCCTAAAACTTCAGGAACAACAATATAGCTCCCTACCCCGTTACATAACCGCTCTATCTGCGGTTGCGATACCACCGCCGGCTGTGCGGATAACTGAATAACCAAAATATTTTGAAGCTTCCTTTTATTCCCCTCTGTCAACTCAAGAATATCAAGGCAATATGAAGACGGTTAAGAGAGCAGCCCATAACACATCACTTGAACTTTGTTGTTAATAACCTTTGCTACATCAGACGGAGAAGCCAGTATAGAGATTTCTATTCATATCAGTTATCGGCATTAAGCGATCGTTCCCCTTTAACGGCACCGGCTGTATAACCAGCCCCGATAAAGCATAGCTCGAAACAGCACAACCGAAACTCAGTGTCGACAGAATGAAGAAGGAAAATTGAGTGCTCGGCATAAGGTTAGCCGCCTGACATAACCACAATTTCCAGATTCTCAGCTTAACAGGCAAAAAACACTTACCTTAGCTCAAGACCCTTTTGCCAACCTAGCACAAACCGAGAAAAACAGCATTAGCAAACGCTTACCCCCATGACTGGCTGAGCATGTTATCCATACAAGCTATGTAACCGCTGACATAAATGATTAAAAAACATTTACATCCTGAACGTTAATTATTATCATTTACATTACCGGTGATTTTTTTACTATAGCGCTATTATTTCCACTTAAGCACTTAATAGATAAGAAGAATTATGGCAATGATTTTCCGGGTGAGCATCATTGCCATCTTCAGTGCATTACTTGGGATGTTCTTAATGCAGGGCAACGGCGTGCTCACGCAAAAGCTGATAAAGAAAATATCATCGGGCAAATTGTTTTTACTGTCTGTTGTCGTGCTAAGCATTGAATGCGGCGCCTTGAGGGAGTATTTATTTTTATCGGCCTGACAAGCTTGCCTGGCACATTATTCACCTTGCTTTGATACAAATGACAAAGCGGTAAATAGCGTCCCAATAATCAATTGAAATTTATGTCGGCGTTATTCCTGTAGCCCTGACAACCAAATCAACTAACGTACAAAGGAAATAAAATGAAAAAGCTATTAGCGACTGCAGGTTGCTTATTATTAACTGCATCTGTGGCTCAAGCTGAT
It includes:
- a CDS encoding GGDEF domain-containing protein; the protein is MPIKSIRNYLQILGTIGNVPENTEREKVGHGFLIYTGALMGLGGLLWGTLSFFSGLVWQSLIPYGYTLITIVNFSYLYYSKKFELVRIIQMAISVLLPFLFQISLGGFIPSGAVIIWSILSILVGFTFQNRITTLRWFIFYLALIVAGGVIDSNIFLAGSVDTYGLSILFFTLNLCVTSTIIFIMFFYFAANAENLKTQLETLAHTDPLTNISNRRHIFEIMESEFNRVKRNGGTFAVMMLDIDHFKKINDNFGHATGDQVIKSFSLCLTRNIRKIDSVGRYGGEEFIIFLPDSSLEQAHTSAQRINSHCRELQIATSDNACTFTVSIGISVFASRDNCIDEIIARADSALYQAKEHGRDQVRTSPAV
- a CDS encoding questin oxidase family protein, with protein sequence MEDSKVLKRLLEQAGKYHPLYGGGLATHLPMVLIALDFLNAPKQKLESTFKQSLDGLELVASLTGVTAVADIEQDLGDSQKFAGYLKYFKTELASYGTHAVLKKSLPVLMPGIAASAFHALIRLAYAIEANNQDEIAMALAFWSAEYQPFSLSGGLTEESLENILTRLAPLAENYKFSPGIIVDRMNEIGELLQCRGCVIQPRSIELSAIRSLALKAFYANDDFTLLHAVTGCHAFSIIMPYLENIEPALKALWQAIVVAYLSTGLAYEDAAITPPEGHSDFTPVLARAIESTDAHVIKLAYTCFCEYTKFKEPLYYAVAQRAVLND
- a CDS encoding helix-turn-helix transcriptional regulator; amino-acid sequence: MFVRFITGDDLRRARLSVNNSTKEMAKKVGVSRVTLEKWEQGIGQPKVNQALEILVYCHLDIQPLLNQLAALKELFSAYQDEEINKPNTRRASKKKNHLKQAKNLTDNTKNEESNHADENINNK
- a CDS encoding aldehyde dehydrogenase family protein, producing the protein MLDKNYPYYLANQAVFANEQLAVTDKYSGEVVTHVAMADVEAIDKAIGAAVASQAALTRMAPYERQNILMHCVKRFEERSEEMALALCIEAGKPIKDARGEVQRLIDTFKIAAEESVRQNGEMLNLEITPRAKGYSAMYKRVPIGPCSFISPFNFPLNLAAHKIAPAIATGCPFVLKPASRTPIGALMIGEILAETNLPKGAFSILPCSRDGADLFTTDERFKLLSFTGSPDVGWALKAKAGKKPVVLELGGNAACIVDEDTEDLDDAVARIIFGAFYQSGQSCIGVQRILVHENIYERFKLEFVKKVAALQMGDPKDEDTFIGPMIAESEATRLKSWIDEAVSKGSTLLTGGEQTGAFLEATVLERVPNDALINTEEAFGPVVTLAPFDDFDSAIEEVNDSKFGLQAGIFTRDLYKAQSAWDRLDVGGVVIGDVPSFRVDNMPYGGVKDSGIGREGIRYAMEDMTEIRLLVIRDVSRG
- a CDS encoding acetolactate synthase large subunit; the encoded protein is MKASDLFIKALEQEGVEYIFGIPGEENLDLLESIRKSSIKLILTRHEQAAGFMAATYGRLTGKVGVCMSTLGPGATNLVTAAAYAQLGAMPMLMITGQKPIKASKQGRFQVLDVVDMMRPLTKYTAQIVSGERVASQVREAFRIAKSERPGATHLEFPEDIALEEVQPNLIPESIIRRPIAEQKAINKAVNMIELAKSPLLLIGAAANRKMTSKMLRRFVEQTQIPFVTTQMGKGVVDETSPLFLGNTTLSDGDFVHRVIEHADLIINVGHDVVEKPPFFMRSNEKTVIHINYNTAEVDQVYFPQVEVVGDIANGVWAILEQIKPQSHWNFSYFDKVKEAEEKELPHGCDDERFPIYPQRLVADVRRAMPENGIIALDNGVYKIWFARNYKAREPNTVLLDNALATMGAGLPSAMAAKLVYPDRPVIAVCGDGGFMMNSQEIETAVRLKQHLIILILRDDAYGMIKWKQANMHFQDFGLDYGNPDFVKYVEAYGGKGHSVTAAGDLLPLIKSCMAEHAVHLIDVPIDYSENDQILNQELRELSSKV